Proteins encoded together in one Cellulomonas gilvus ATCC 13127 window:
- a CDS encoding deoxyribonuclease IV — protein sequence MTDDENRVLIGAHVRDDDPVGTAPQIDAQCVQIFLADPQGWKKPVPREDAQALLDSGLGVYVHAPYLVNVASTNNRVRIPSRTMVAQHSAAAAVLGARGLVVHGGHVGDGDDVAVGVENWRKLFERATFGVRVLVENTAGGENACARSLDRLAMLWDAIGGYDVGLCLDTCHAWAAGEDLETVVDRVRAITGRIDLVHANSSRDEAGSGRDRHANFATGTIPPELIAHVVREAGCDALVETPAERQAEDIAFLRAALAG from the coding sequence ATGACCGACGACGAGAACCGGGTGCTGATCGGCGCGCACGTGCGGGACGACGACCCGGTGGGCACGGCCCCGCAGATCGACGCGCAGTGCGTGCAGATCTTCCTCGCGGACCCGCAGGGGTGGAAGAAGCCCGTCCCGCGCGAGGATGCGCAGGCGCTGCTGGACAGCGGGCTGGGCGTGTACGTGCACGCGCCGTACCTGGTCAACGTCGCCTCGACCAACAACCGCGTCCGCATCCCCAGCCGGACCATGGTCGCGCAGCACAGTGCCGCGGCGGCCGTGCTCGGGGCGCGCGGGCTCGTCGTGCACGGCGGCCACGTGGGCGACGGCGACGACGTCGCGGTCGGGGTCGAGAACTGGCGCAAGCTGTTCGAGCGCGCCACGTTCGGCGTGCGCGTGCTGGTGGAGAACACCGCGGGCGGGGAGAACGCGTGCGCGCGGTCGCTGGACCGGCTCGCGATGCTGTGGGACGCGATCGGCGGGTACGACGTGGGGCTGTGCCTCGACACGTGCCACGCGTGGGCCGCGGGCGAGGACCTGGAGACCGTGGTGGACCGCGTGCGCGCCATCACCGGCCGCATCGACCTGGTGCACGCCAACAGCTCCCGGGACGAGGCGGGCTCGGGCCGCGACCGGCACGCGAACTTCGCCACGGGCACCATCCCGCCCGAGCTCATCGCGCACGTGGTGCGTGAGGCGGGGTGCGACGCGCTGGTGGAGACGCCGGCCGAGCGCCAGGCGGAGGACATCGCGTTCCTGCGGGCGGCGCTCGCGGGCTGA
- a CDS encoding GAF domain-containing protein produces the protein MTTTADVRADQDAFVSTGRVPGRVRRLVADSWQRSRRSGVDPERPAPRDDLSDNDLAGLRRQTPLSAAIPVVRQLLLSQDPQWVAALTDASGRLLWVDGNRRVRRAIGRAGFVEGAVWSEDCAGTNAPGTALATNRDVQVIGSEHWARPVQPWNCAAAPVHDADGRMLGVLDITGGPVVATSLAMQLVRATATAVEATVGNAAGRAAGPPAPTLRVLGSQGGTLVVDGSAHRLSGRHAEILLLLAEHPGGLTADGLAVLLSEAELSGVTVRAEVSRLRRIVGPLLSESRPYRLTRPVRTDVDAVRDALALGDVEQAVGSYTGPVLPRSSSPGVLRVRTAVTEEVRAAVLATRDPRVIVRWAASDEGADDYGAWQALVAASPPGSASHLRAVARLARLEADLAPPDGRHRSRLLSQA, from the coding sequence GTGACCACCACCGCCGACGTGCGCGCGGACCAGGACGCGTTCGTGAGCACGGGCCGCGTGCCCGGCCGGGTCCGTCGGCTGGTCGCGGACTCCTGGCAGCGCAGCCGCCGCAGCGGCGTGGACCCCGAGCGCCCCGCGCCGCGCGACGACCTGTCCGACAACGACCTGGCCGGCCTGCGGCGGCAGACGCCGTTGTCCGCCGCGATCCCCGTGGTGCGCCAGCTCCTGCTCTCGCAGGACCCGCAGTGGGTCGCGGCCCTCACCGACGCGAGCGGCCGCCTGCTGTGGGTGGACGGCAACCGCCGCGTGCGCCGCGCGATCGGGCGGGCCGGGTTCGTCGAGGGTGCGGTCTGGAGCGAGGACTGCGCGGGCACCAACGCACCGGGCACCGCGCTCGCGACCAACCGGGACGTGCAGGTCATCGGCTCCGAGCACTGGGCGCGGCCCGTGCAGCCGTGGAACTGCGCCGCCGCACCCGTGCACGACGCGGACGGGCGCATGCTCGGCGTGCTCGACATCACGGGCGGGCCGGTGGTCGCGACGAGCCTGGCGATGCAGCTGGTGCGCGCCACCGCGACCGCGGTCGAGGCGACCGTGGGCAACGCCGCGGGCCGCGCGGCCGGGCCGCCCGCACCCACGCTGCGCGTGCTCGGCAGCCAGGGCGGCACGCTCGTCGTGGACGGGTCGGCGCACCGGCTGTCCGGCCGGCACGCCGAGATCCTGCTGCTGCTCGCCGAGCACCCGGGCGGCCTGACGGCGGACGGGCTCGCCGTGCTGCTCAGCGAGGCGGAGCTGTCCGGCGTGACCGTGCGCGCCGAGGTCTCGCGGCTGCGCCGGATCGTCGGTCCGCTGCTGAGCGAGTCGCGCCCGTACCGGCTCACGCGCCCGGTCCGCACGGACGTGGACGCGGTGCGGGACGCGCTCGCGCTCGGGGACGTCGAGCAGGCGGTCGGCTCCTACACGGGGCCCGTGCTGCCGCGCTCGTCGTCGCCCGGCGTGCTGCGCGTGCGCACGGCGGTCACCGAGGAGGTGCGCGCCGCGGTGCTCGCCACGCGCGACCCGCGCGTGATCGTCCGGTGGGCGGCGTCCGACGAGGGCGCCGACGACTACGGCGCGTGGCAGGCGCTCGTCGCCGCGAGCCCACCCGGCTCCGCGAGCCACCTGCGTGCGGTCGCCCGGCTCGCGCGGCTCGAGGCCGACCTGGCCCCGCCGGACGGGCGTCACCGGTCTCGCCTACTGTCGCAGGCATGA
- a CDS encoding TetR/AcrR family transcriptional regulator — translation MPKIIGGSLHEHREQTRQKLFAALSTLMAEQGFDAITLAEIAQAAGVGRTAVYNHFPDKEALLVGFITHETEQYAATLQRALDDIDDPVERLRTYVSQQIQLKRVYHLAPGPELRSVLSRQTQARVREHVVVVERILRDILTDGIASGAFPEQDLDTTVPLVNACLSGRGVPDEGPERDRAIEQTETFVLRAVGAPVLIPA, via the coding sequence ATGCCCAAGATCATCGGCGGGTCGCTCCACGAGCACCGCGAGCAGACCCGACAGAAGCTGTTCGCCGCGCTGTCGACGCTCATGGCCGAGCAGGGCTTCGACGCCATCACGCTCGCCGAGATCGCGCAGGCCGCGGGCGTCGGGCGCACCGCCGTCTACAACCACTTCCCGGACAAGGAAGCCCTCCTGGTCGGGTTCATCACGCACGAGACCGAGCAGTACGCCGCGACGCTGCAGCGCGCGCTCGACGACATCGACGACCCCGTCGAGCGGCTGCGCACCTACGTGAGCCAGCAGATCCAGCTCAAGCGCGTCTACCACCTGGCCCCCGGACCCGAGCTGCGCTCCGTCCTGTCGCGTCAGACGCAGGCCCGCGTGCGCGAGCACGTCGTCGTCGTCGAGCGGATCCTGCGGGACATCCTCACCGACGGCATCGCGTCGGGCGCGTTCCCCGAGCAGGACCTGGACACCACGGTCCCGCTGGTCAACGCGTGCCTGTCCGGGCGCGGTGTCCCCGACGAGGGCCCCGAGCGGGACCGTGCGATCGAGCAGACCGAGACGTTCGTGCTGCGCGCGGTCGGCGCTCCCGTCCTGATCCCCGCGTGA
- a CDS encoding methyltransferase: protein MSGRGRGRRPASAGDPGRGTGRGGTTRRPARPGPAERAARPRRDDEQPAGRPRGERSAGRPAAGPPRPARTRVELTFLPGLGEVLADEAAEVLGARPRPVPGRDDALVVDLPGALADVRRLRTAVAAFVALHFDVPRPRALLSGDHLARIVAAAYASLRVAGSSTFRFEAAGADSSVFARLGDELASATGLRHDEQDGELVVKVRRGARRDTAAAEQDPGWDVLVRVGPRPLSARTWRVTDFPGAANATIAAAMVRLAGPRDDERVLNLMCGSGTLLVERLLAAPAAAAVGLDLADDALDAARDNLEAAGLTRRASLVRADALDPSSWPAGTAPADLILADPPWGTLHGSHADARAVHAGLLRAAHAAAAPGARLVVLTHEVKVMEQAVRDADALWRAHPPVRVFAKGHHPRIWLLTRP from the coding sequence GTGAGCGGCCGGGGCCGCGGTCGTCGGCCCGCGAGCGCCGGTGACCCGGGCCGCGGCACCGGACGCGGCGGCACCACCCGACGGCCCGCACGTCCCGGCCCCGCCGAGCGCGCGGCTCGCCCGCGCCGCGACGACGAGCAGCCCGCGGGCCGCCCGCGCGGCGAGCGCTCGGCGGGACGTCCGGCGGCCGGACCGCCCCGCCCCGCACGCACGCGCGTCGAGCTGACGTTCCTGCCCGGCCTGGGCGAGGTGCTCGCCGACGAGGCCGCCGAGGTGCTGGGGGCCCGCCCCCGTCCCGTGCCCGGTCGCGACGACGCGCTCGTCGTCGACCTGCCCGGCGCGCTCGCCGACGTGCGCCGCCTGCGGACGGCGGTCGCCGCGTTCGTCGCGCTGCACTTCGACGTCCCGCGCCCCCGGGCCCTCCTGAGCGGGGACCACCTGGCCCGGATCGTCGCGGCCGCGTACGCGTCGCTGCGCGTCGCGGGCTCCTCGACGTTCCGGTTCGAGGCCGCCGGCGCCGACTCGTCCGTGTTCGCCCGCCTGGGCGACGAGCTCGCGTCGGCGACGGGCCTGCGGCACGACGAGCAGGACGGCGAGCTCGTCGTGAAGGTGCGTCGGGGCGCTCGTCGGGACACCGCCGCGGCCGAGCAGGACCCGGGCTGGGACGTGCTCGTGCGCGTCGGACCCCGGCCGTTGTCCGCGCGCACCTGGCGCGTCACCGACTTCCCCGGCGCCGCGAACGCGACCATCGCGGCCGCCATGGTGCGGCTCGCGGGCCCGCGGGACGACGAGCGCGTCCTCAACCTCATGTGCGGCTCGGGCACGCTCCTGGTCGAGCGCCTCCTCGCGGCCCCGGCCGCCGCGGCCGTGGGGTTGGACCTGGCCGACGACGCGCTGGACGCGGCGCGCGACAACCTCGAGGCCGCGGGCCTGACCCGCCGCGCGTCGCTGGTCCGCGCCGACGCGCTCGACCCGTCGTCGTGGCCCGCGGGCACCGCACCGGCCGACCTGATCCTGGCCGACCCGCCCTGGGGCACGCTGCACGGCTCGCACGCCGACGCCCGCGCCGTGCACGCGGGGCTGCTCCGCGCGGCCCACGCCGCCGCAGCGCCCGGTGCGCGGCTCGTCGTGCTCACGCACGAGGTCAAGGTCATGGAGCAGGCGGTCCGGGACGCCGACGCGCTGTGGCGCGCTCACCCGCCGGTCCGGGTGTTCGCCAAGGGCCACCACCCCCGCATCTGGCTCCTCACCCGCCCCTAG
- a CDS encoding NHL domain-containing thioredoxin family protein has protein sequence MTGRLPRVRASELVGRGWLNTGGRDVSLADLRGKVVVLDFWTFCCINCLHVLDEMRELEAEFSDVLVVVGVHSPKFVHEADPVALASAVERYEVHHPVLDDPDLVTWRAYTARAWPTLVVIDPEGYVVAQMAGEGHRHNLEVLVRELVAEHDPKGTLHRGGGPYVPPAPTPGTLRFPAKAVALPDGNLLVADAGHHSLAELAPDGQTLVRRIGSGERGLVDGGPDDARFSEPNGLCLVPDELRPWVGYDVLVADTVNHALRGVRLADGHVSTVAGTGEQFMVGAADNVLPGWGGDDRSGRAYAGAPLAVRLSSPWDVTWSAAWGAFVVAMAGNHTLWAFDPKEPSLRHVAGTMNEGLLDGPLADAWFAQPSGLAVDDEGGIWLADSETSALRVVEPVHGSAGDGSVRTVVGAGLFEFGHRDGAADEARLQHPLGVAVLPDGSVAVADTYNGAVRRFVAGTDGAGGAVTTIATGLAEPSGLVVLDGADGPVLLVVESAAHRLTRVPLAGVVARAVDGGVHRTQRPVTDLGERVRLDVVFTPAAGQKYDDRYGPSTRLQVSATPPGLLLAGAGDDVAFERELVLDPAVGEGVLHVTAHAASCDDDPAVEYPACHLNAQDWGVPVRVTATGETTLTLPLHG, from the coding sequence GTGACTGGGCGACTTCCTCGGGTGCGGGCCTCGGAGCTGGTGGGGCGGGGGTGGCTCAACACCGGCGGACGGGACGTGAGCCTCGCCGACCTGCGGGGCAAGGTCGTCGTGCTCGACTTCTGGACGTTCTGCTGCATCAACTGCCTGCACGTCCTGGACGAGATGCGCGAGCTCGAGGCGGAGTTCTCCGACGTGCTCGTGGTGGTGGGTGTGCACTCCCCCAAGTTCGTCCACGAGGCGGACCCGGTGGCCCTCGCGTCGGCGGTGGAGCGGTACGAGGTGCACCACCCGGTGCTGGACGACCCGGACCTGGTGACGTGGCGCGCCTACACCGCGCGAGCGTGGCCCACGCTCGTCGTGATCGACCCGGAGGGCTACGTCGTCGCGCAGATGGCGGGCGAGGGGCACCGGCACAACCTCGAGGTGCTGGTGCGCGAGCTGGTCGCCGAGCACGACCCGAAGGGCACCCTGCACCGCGGCGGGGGCCCGTACGTGCCGCCCGCCCCCACGCCGGGCACGCTGCGCTTCCCCGCCAAGGCGGTCGCGCTGCCGGACGGGAACCTGCTGGTCGCGGACGCGGGGCATCACAGCCTGGCCGAGCTCGCGCCGGACGGGCAGACGCTGGTGCGGCGCATCGGCTCCGGTGAGCGCGGACTGGTGGACGGCGGTCCCGACGACGCGCGGTTCAGCGAGCCGAACGGCCTGTGCCTGGTGCCCGACGAGCTGCGCCCCTGGGTGGGCTACGACGTGCTCGTCGCGGACACGGTGAACCACGCGCTGCGCGGCGTGCGGCTCGCGGACGGGCACGTCAGCACGGTCGCGGGCACGGGTGAGCAGTTCATGGTCGGCGCGGCGGACAACGTGCTGCCGGGGTGGGGCGGGGACGACCGCAGCGGGCGGGCGTACGCGGGCGCGCCGCTCGCGGTGCGGCTCTCGTCGCCGTGGGACGTCACGTGGTCGGCGGCGTGGGGTGCGTTCGTCGTCGCGATGGCGGGCAACCACACGCTGTGGGCGTTCGACCCGAAGGAGCCGTCGCTGCGGCACGTCGCGGGGACCATGAACGAGGGCCTGCTGGACGGGCCGCTCGCGGACGCGTGGTTCGCGCAGCCGTCGGGCCTCGCGGTGGACGACGAGGGCGGCATCTGGCTCGCGGACTCGGAGACGTCGGCGCTGCGCGTGGTCGAGCCGGTGCACGGCTCGGCGGGTGACGGCTCGGTCCGCACCGTGGTGGGTGCCGGGCTGTTCGAGTTCGGGCACCGCGACGGTGCGGCCGACGAGGCCCGGCTGCAGCACCCGCTGGGCGTCGCGGTGCTGCCCGACGGCTCGGTCGCGGTCGCGGACACGTACAACGGCGCGGTCCGCCGGTTCGTCGCCGGTACCGACGGTGCGGGCGGCGCGGTCACGACGATCGCGACGGGCCTGGCCGAGCCGAGCGGGCTCGTCGTGCTGGACGGCGCCGACGGGCCGGTGCTGCTGGTCGTGGAGTCCGCGGCGCACCGGCTCACGCGGGTACCGCTCGCGGGGGTGGTGGCGCGCGCCGTGGACGGTGGCGTGCACCGCACGCAGCGGCCGGTCACGGACCTCGGGGAGCGCGTGCGGCTGGACGTGGTGTTCACCCCCGCGGCGGGCCAGAAGTACGACGACCGCTACGGCCCGTCCACCCGGCTGCAGGTCTCCGCGACTCCGCCCGGGTTGCTGCTCGCGGGCGCGGGTGACGACGTCGCGTTCGAGCGCGAGCTCGTGCTGGACCCGGCCGTGGGCGAGGGCGTCCTGCACGTGACCGCGCACGCGGCCTCGTGTGACGACGACCCCGCGGTCGAGTACCCCGCCTGCCACCTCAACGCGCAGGACTGGGGTGTCCCGGTCCGGGTGACGGCCACCGGCGAGACCACCCTCACGCTGCCGCTGCACGGCTGA
- a CDS encoding GGDEF domain-containing protein, whose translation MTRRASADARAGRRAAAALGGVRGFATAAHRFDRCRTLEDVVQAAAALATDILGARTAAVCRIEQDTCTVLAVEPTPTDQRHLWRLRMTYRADERPALRRLIRDRESWLAHAMDITGEPVEAGDEGAGDPIEVATLRDVGAASGLGAPIVVNGIVWGQVFAMRDRTLGLFTDDDVARAEVIGALAAGAIARVDLESQIRHLVADDPLTGLANRRVADAEAESALESGEEVCIVMCDVDGLKRVNDRLGHDAGDDLLRTVADVLSRAAERLPGSTAARLGGDEFCLVVVGHHRSEVAEVMASTTAELPLPHGAAISYGLASTAVTGEVSARHLFRRADIAQYRVKRARARARKSAVPIADPAVTAERVVVSGAAAITAAQPGVVPRLCAMAAATTETLGGSDWAVLMQRDGDAAAVARGGSPADLDRQQTVTRVTHGTWIVEVGASANAATGQAVTTALHALAAVAVDGAS comes from the coding sequence GTGACGCGGAGAGCCAGTGCTGACGCGCGTGCGGGACGACGTGCCGCCGCGGCACTCGGCGGCGTTCGCGGCTTCGCCACGGCGGCGCACCGGTTCGACCGGTGCCGCACGCTCGAGGACGTGGTGCAGGCCGCCGCCGCGCTGGCTACCGACATCCTGGGCGCGCGGACCGCGGCCGTGTGCCGCATCGAGCAGGACACGTGCACGGTGCTCGCGGTCGAGCCGACCCCCACGGACCAGCGCCACCTGTGGCGGCTGCGCATGACGTACCGGGCCGACGAGCGACCCGCGTTGCGCCGGCTCATCCGCGACCGCGAGAGCTGGTTGGCGCACGCCATGGACATCACGGGTGAGCCGGTCGAGGCGGGCGACGAGGGAGCGGGCGACCCGATCGAGGTCGCGACGCTCCGGGACGTGGGTGCCGCCAGCGGCCTGGGCGCCCCGATCGTCGTGAACGGCATCGTGTGGGGTCAGGTCTTCGCGATGCGGGACAGGACGCTCGGCCTGTTCACCGACGACGACGTGGCGCGCGCCGAGGTGATCGGCGCGCTGGCTGCGGGCGCGATCGCGCGCGTGGACCTCGAGTCGCAGATCCGGCACCTGGTTGCGGACGACCCGCTGACGGGGCTCGCCAACCGCCGCGTCGCGGACGCCGAGGCCGAGTCCGCGCTCGAGTCGGGCGAGGAGGTCTGCATCGTCATGTGCGACGTGGACGGCCTCAAGCGTGTCAACGACCGGCTGGGCCACGACGCGGGCGACGACCTGCTGCGGACCGTCGCGGACGTGCTCAGCCGCGCCGCGGAGCGCCTGCCCGGGTCGACGGCCGCGCGCCTGGGTGGCGACGAGTTCTGCCTGGTGGTGGTGGGCCACCACCGCTCCGAGGTGGCCGAGGTCATGGCCAGCACCACCGCGGAGCTCCCGCTGCCGCACGGTGCGGCGATCTCCTACGGCCTGGCGTCGACGGCCGTGACGGGCGAGGTCTCCGCGCGCCACCTGTTCCGCCGCGCGGACATCGCGCAGTACCGGGTCAAGCGCGCGCGGGCCCGCGCGCGCAAGTCCGCGGTGCCGATCGCGGACCCCGCGGTCACGGCCGAGCGCGTGGTGGTCTCCGGTGCGGCCGCGATCACCGCCGCACAGCCCGGCGTGGTCCCGCGGCTGTGCGCCATGGCGGCGGCCACCACCGAGACGCTCGGCGGCTCGGACTGGGCGGTGCTCATGCAGCGCGACGGCGACGCCGCGGCCGTGGCGCGCGGCGGCAGCCCCGCGGATCTGGACCGCCAGCAGACCGTGACGCGCGTGACGCACGGGACCTGGATCGTCGAGGTCGGCGCGTCGGCGAACGCCGCGACCGGCCAGGCCGTGACCACCGCGCTGCACGCGCTGGCCGCGGTCGCGGTGGACGGCGCGTCCTAG
- a CDS encoding biliverdin-producing heme oxygenase, translated as MTTTASPPTPVATAAPLSTALREGTREQHGQAEGMQFVEALLAGRLGRAAYTDLAVQQLAVYTALEHAGGLLRGAGADHGLVFDELTRVPAIERDLAYLLGPAWRDRVEVLPATRAYAERLGDCATDLCRYAAHAYTRYLGDLSGGQVVKRMVQRHYGLGDAGVQFYDFPEIHKLKPFKDVYRDRLDRLPLDAAQRAAVVDEARVAFRLNQAMFAELGEHHLNG; from the coding sequence GTGACGACCACCGCGTCCCCGCCCACGCCCGTCGCTACCGCCGCACCGCTCTCGACCGCGCTGCGCGAGGGCACTCGGGAGCAGCACGGCCAGGCCGAGGGGATGCAGTTCGTCGAGGCGCTGCTGGCCGGACGGCTGGGCCGGGCCGCGTACACGGACCTCGCAGTCCAGCAGCTCGCCGTCTACACCGCGCTCGAGCACGCCGGTGGCCTGCTGCGCGGCGCGGGTGCGGACCACGGTCTCGTCTTCGACGAGCTGACCCGCGTCCCGGCGATCGAGCGGGACCTGGCGTACCTGCTCGGCCCGGCCTGGCGTGACCGCGTCGAGGTCCTGCCGGCCACGCGCGCGTACGCCGAACGGCTGGGCGACTGCGCGACCGACCTGTGCCGGTACGCCGCGCACGCCTACACGCGCTACCTGGGCGACCTGTCCGGTGGCCAGGTGGTGAAGCGCATGGTGCAGCGCCACTACGGGCTCGGGGATGCCGGGGTGCAGTTCTACGACTTCCCGGAGATCCACAAGCTCAAGCCGTTCAAGGACGTGTACCGCGACCGCCTGGACCGCCTCCCGCTGGACGCCGCGCAGCGGGCCGCGGTGGTCGACGAGGCCCGGGTCGCCTTCCGCCTCAACCAGGCGATGTTCGCCGAGCTGGGGGAGCACCACCTGAACGGCTGA
- a CDS encoding DUF6458 family protein, whose protein sequence is MGIGGGIALLVIGAILSFAVSDAIEGVNLEMIGYICMGAGALMLILALILNAQRRNTSHVAVVEHREVPPPTV, encoded by the coding sequence ATGGGTATCGGAGGCGGTATCGCGCTGCTCGTGATCGGCGCCATCCTGTCGTTCGCGGTCAGCGACGCGATCGAGGGCGTGAACCTGGAGATGATCGGCTACATCTGCATGGGCGCGGGTGCGCTCATGCTGATCCTGGCGTTGATCCTCAACGCGCAGCGGAGGAACACGTCGCACGTCGCCGTGGTCGAGCACCGCGAGGTGCCGCCCCCCACGGTGTGA
- a CDS encoding S9 family peptidase, translating to MVNVGDLEEYVGVPRVGGLVLSPDGTRLVTSVATLDAKKTKYLTALWEVDPTGERPARRLTRSAKSEGGAAFTRDGDVLFTSARPDPGAKDADDEAPPALWLLPRDGAEARVVASRKGGLGGVTVAKDADVALLTGDVLPHATDAEHDEKLRTARKDKKVAAILHAGYPVRYWDHDLGPGRPHLFTADLAALTPDTAPLAGDDEQRLTLVDRTPSPGAALVEQHAAISPDGTTIVTGWTEPRARGDQRGRLVAVDVATGERRTLVSDDAFDAFDPVISPDGRWVVFGRETISTPHDAPQAGLALVPLAGGEVRLVAADWDRWPGSPVWLPDSSGLLVVADDEGRAPVFRIDLDPAGDTVTRVTSDDAAFTDVQVAPDGRTAYALRSSYLAPAHPVRIDLTAVPSAAVPLRSPAPALDLPGRLEEVETTVADGRRVRAWLALPHGANADERAPLLLWIHGGPLGSWNAWSWRWNPWLLVARGYAVLLPDPALSTGYGRDFVQAGWGAWGEAPFTDLMAVTDVAEAHPAVDETRTAALGGSFGGYMANWVAGHTDRFRAVVTHASLWALDQFGPTTDASYYWQREMTPEMAWANSPHRFVEQIVTPMLVIHGDKDYRVPIGEGLRLWYELLAKSGLPADDEGRTPHRFLYFPDENHWVLSPQHAVVWYQVVEAFLAEHVLGRTGDQAVPYPDVLG from the coding sequence ATGGTGAATGTGGGAGACCTCGAGGAGTACGTCGGCGTGCCACGGGTGGGCGGGCTGGTGCTGTCACCCGACGGCACACGCCTGGTCACGTCGGTGGCGACGCTCGACGCTAAGAAGACCAAGTACCTGACCGCGCTGTGGGAGGTCGACCCGACGGGTGAGCGCCCCGCGCGCCGCCTGACCCGGTCCGCCAAGAGCGAGGGGGGCGCGGCGTTCACGCGTGACGGCGACGTGCTGTTCACGAGCGCTCGCCCGGACCCGGGCGCGAAGGACGCGGACGACGAGGCCCCGCCCGCGCTGTGGCTCCTGCCCCGGGACGGTGCCGAGGCGCGCGTGGTCGCGTCCCGAAAGGGCGGGCTCGGGGGCGTCACGGTGGCCAAGGACGCCGATGTCGCGCTGCTCACGGGCGACGTGCTGCCGCACGCGACCGACGCCGAGCACGACGAGAAGCTGCGCACGGCTCGCAAGGACAAGAAGGTCGCCGCGATCCTGCACGCGGGCTACCCGGTCCGGTACTGGGACCACGACCTGGGCCCGGGCCGGCCGCACCTGTTCACCGCCGACCTGGCCGCGCTGACCCCGGACACGGCCCCGCTCGCGGGTGACGACGAGCAGCGTCTCACCCTGGTGGACCGCACGCCGAGCCCGGGCGCCGCGCTGGTCGAGCAGCATGCGGCGATCTCACCGGACGGCACGACGATCGTCACGGGCTGGACCGAGCCCCGCGCGCGCGGGGACCAGCGGGGCCGTCTCGTCGCGGTCGACGTGGCCACGGGCGAGCGCCGCACGCTGGTGAGCGACGACGCGTTCGACGCGTTCGACCCGGTGATCTCCCCGGACGGCCGGTGGGTGGTGTTCGGCCGCGAGACCATCTCGACGCCGCACGACGCGCCGCAGGCCGGTTTGGCGCTCGTGCCGCTCGCGGGTGGCGAGGTGCGGCTGGTCGCGGCGGACTGGGACCGCTGGCCCGGCAGCCCCGTGTGGCTCCCGGACTCGTCGGGCCTGCTCGTGGTGGCGGACGACGAGGGCCGGGCGCCGGTGTTCCGCATCGACCTCGACCCCGCCGGTGACACCGTCACGCGTGTGACCAGCGACGATGCGGCGTTCACCGATGTCCAGGTGGCGCCGGACGGCCGCACGGCGTACGCGCTGCGCTCGTCGTACCTGGCCCCCGCGCACCCGGTGCGCATCGACCTCACCGCAGTCCCGTCCGCGGCCGTGCCGCTGAGGTCCCCGGCCCCGGCACTCGACCTGCCGGGCCGGCTCGAGGAGGTCGAGACGACCGTGGCGGACGGTCGGCGCGTGCGCGCGTGGCTCGCGCTGCCGCACGGCGCGAACGCCGACGAGCGTGCCCCGCTGCTGCTGTGGATCCACGGCGGCCCGCTGGGCTCGTGGAACGCCTGGTCGTGGCGCTGGAACCCGTGGCTGCTGGTGGCCCGCGGCTACGCGGTGCTGCTGCCGGACCCGGCGCTGTCGACCGGCTACGGCCGCGACTTCGTGCAGGCGGGGTGGGGTGCGTGGGGCGAGGCGCCGTTCACCGACCTCATGGCGGTCACGGACGTCGCGGAGGCCCACCCCGCGGTCGACGAGACGCGCACGGCTGCGCTGGGCGGCTCGTTCGGCGGGTACATGGCCAACTGGGTCGCGGGGCACACGGACCGGTTCCGCGCCGTGGTCACGCATGCGAGCCTGTGGGCGCTCGACCAGTTCGGCCCGACGACGGACGCGTCGTACTACTGGCAGCGCGAGATGACGCCCGAGATGGCCTGGGCGAACTCGCCGCACCGGTTCGTGGAGCAGATCGTCACGCCGATGCTGGTCATCCACGGCGACAAGGACTACCGCGTGCCGATCGGGGAGGGGCTGCGCCTCTGGTATGAGCTGCTCGCCAAGTCGGGTCTGCCGGCCGACGACGAGGGCCGCACGCCGCACCGCTTCCTGTACTTCCCGGACGAGAACCACTGGGTCCTGAGCCCGCAGCACGCGGTGGTCTGGTACCAGGTGGTCGAGGCCTTCCTGGCCGAGCACGTGCTGGGCCGGACGGGCGATCAGGCCGTGCCATACCCGGACGTACTGGGATGA